A single Candidatus Abyssobacteria bacterium SURF_5 DNA region contains:
- a CDS encoding M67 family peptidase, translating to MAIMLMIERKILDDIYRHALDEYPDECCGILVGFDNGDERIVTKAHRAKNVSTERRHDRYLVDERKLIEVIKSTRGKAEDVIGFYHSHPDYPSTPSQYDTEHAAWPGYSYLIVSVEKARAVSAQSWIMPQENGSFLEQALSLREDQPV from the coding sequence ATGGCGATCATGTTGATGATTGAGCGCAAAATCCTCGATGACATTTACCGGCATGCTCTCGATGAGTATCCGGACGAATGCTGCGGCATCCTTGTCGGGTTCGACAACGGCGACGAGCGCATTGTAACTAAAGCTCATCGCGCAAAGAACGTAAGCACCGAGCGGCGGCATGATCGCTACCTGGTGGACGAGAGGAAACTCATCGAGGTGATTAAATCCACCCGCGGCAAAGCGGAAGATGTGATTGGTTTCTATCATTCTCATCCCGACTATCCGAGCACGCCATCTCAATATGATACCGAGCATGCCGCATGGCCGGGCTATTCGTACCTGATCGTATCGGTCGAAAAGGCGCGGGCGGTCTCGGCGCAGTCGTGGATCATGCCCCAGGAGAACGGTTCGTTTCTGGAGCAGGCGCTGAGCTTGAGGGAGGATCAGCCGGTATGA